The following proteins are co-located in the Candidatus Atribacteria bacterium ADurb.Bin276 genome:
- the sugA_14 gene encoding Trehalose transport system permease protein SugA, whose product MINPFGIKESFWSRRKAFLLFLPAFIITVGILVPFGYSVVMSFTDFNLTSGTSNFIGFGNYLKMTKDSEFWNSLKVTLLFTLGAVLFEVGIGFVAAYLLNLGLLGQKLWRTLFLLPVMLPPTVAAIMWKLMMAPIQGVFNYLLQLVGLPVSEWLGSSSTALISVILIDAYVFIPFVGMIFLAGIQNLPKEPYEAAAVDGVSSWFTFRKLTIPLLKPVILIVLLFRIMDCLKHFDIIYAATKGGPASATMTLSVQSYYHSFRWTNMGYSFAHLVVLWAIVYALSYLLVEKWKKAVREVHGG is encoded by the coding sequence TTGATTAATCCTTTCGGAATAAAAGAAAGTTTTTGGAGCAGAAGAAAAGCCTTTCTCCTTTTTTTACCGGCTTTTATTATCACGGTCGGAATTTTGGTCCCTTTTGGATATTCGGTAGTAATGTCTTTTACCGATTTTAATTTAACTTCAGGTACCAGTAATTTTATTGGTTTTGGTAATTATCTAAAAATGACCAAAGATTCAGAATTTTGGAATTCACTGAAAGTCACACTTTTATTCACTTTAGGAGCTGTTTTGTTCGAGGTGGGAATTGGTTTTGTTGCGGCATATTTATTAAATTTGGGATTGTTGGGGCAAAAATTATGGCGTACTTTGTTTTTATTACCGGTTATGCTACCACCTACTGTTGCGGCTATTATGTGGAAATTAATGATGGCGCCCATCCAAGGAGTTTTTAATTATCTCCTCCAATTAGTTGGGCTTCCGGTTTCGGAATGGTTAGGATCATCTTCTACAGCACTGATTTCGGTAATTTTGATTGATGCTTATGTATTCATTCCCTTTGTTGGAATGATTTTTTTGGCAGGAATTCAAAACCTCCCCAAAGAACCCTATGAAGCAGCTGCCGTTGATGGAGTGTCAAGCTGGTTTACCTTTAGAAAACTAACAATACCACTTTTGAAACCAGTTATATTAATTGTTTTGTTATTTCGAATTATGGATTGTCTAAAGCATTTTGACATCATTTACGCAGCGACCAAAGGGGGACCAGCCAGTGCCACCATGACCCTTTCAGTTCAATCGTACTATCATAGTTTTAGATGGACTAACATGGGGTATTCCTTTGCCCATCTTGTGGTGTTATGGGCAATTGTTTATGCTTTGAGTTATTTATTAGTGGAAAAATGGAAGAAGGCAGTTCGCGAAGTACACGGAGGTTAA